The stretch of DNA GATGGTAAATACCTAGAAAAATTAGGTGCTTACAATCCAAACACAAACCCAGCAACCATAGAATTAAATATTGATGGTGCGGTACAATGGTTACAGAATGGTGCACAACCAACTGATACAGCCAAAGCTATTTTATCTCACGAAGGTGCTTTACTAAAAAATCATCTTGCAGGTGGTGTTAGAAAAGGTGCTTTAACTGAAGAGCAGGCTGAAGCTAAGTTTACTGCTTGGGTAGAAGAAAAAGCAAGCAAAGTTGGTGCTAAAGTTGACGGTTTAGCTAAAGCTGAGGCTGATGCTAAAGCAAAAGCTTTTGAAGCTGAAAAAGCTGCTAATGAAGCTCGTATCGCTGCAGCTGCTCCTGTTGTAGAAGAGGAAGTTGCTGAAGAAGAAACTCCTGCTGCTGAAACAGAAGCTTCAAACGAAGAAGAATAAAAAAATAATTTTTTATACTTTTAAACTCCGGTATTTTTTATCGGAGTTTTTTATTTAATCAAACTTTTTCAAGTTTGATTAAATAATTCCCACGGAGGTGGAAATCTCATTAGCTTTGAGATACACTTAAAAAGATTCCCGCCTTCGCGGGAATGACAAAAATCATTCGTCATGCGAAAAGAAGATTGTTTTTATCTAGGTAAAATTGTAAAAAAATATAGTTTTAAGGGTGAAATTTTAGCTAAACTTGATACAGATCAACCTGAAATTTATGAGAACTTAGATGCTATTTTTTTAAACTTAAGAAATAATCTCGTTCCATTTTTTATCGAGCGCTCACAGCTTCATAAATCAGAATTATTGCGTATTAAATTTGAAGACGTTGATGAAGAAGCAGATGCAGATGCTATAATGAAAAGTGATTTATATTTACCCCTCGATTTACTTCCCAAACTTGCAGGTAATAAATTCTATTTCCATGAAGTTATTGGTTTTATTGTCGAAGATCTAAATTATGGAAAAGTAGGAGTCATAAAAGCTATAAACGATTCGACTGCACAATCGCTTTTTGAAATAGACAGAAATGGTATTGAAATTTTAATTCCTATGAATGATGAATTTATAGTAAAAGTGGATAGAGAAAACAAAACTATTCTAGTTGAGACACCAGAAGGACTAATTGACTTGTATATATAAAACCTGAATTACAACAAACTAGACAATAAAATCCAATTCTTTTTTTATTGAACGTAACCCATATTGAATATTATCCTGTTGTTTTATCAATAATCTGCAAAGCGATAAAGACAGATTAATTTCTCTAAGTAGTTCATTATATTTTTCTATACATATTAACTCAATTTTATAAATGGAATTCAGCAAATCATTGTTATTCTCTAACTGTAATAAATTATTAAAACTTCTCATATAAAGGTGATACCTCCTTCTTGACATTATTGAATCTTCAACACCTGTATCAAGCTTTTTAATTTCATTTTGCAGCATTTTACCAAAATTATGTCGTTCTAAACTTCTTTCTTTTAAAAAGACTCTTATATTTATATTGGAAGCTTTTTTATATGCTTTTGTATAGATTTTTTCAATGACTTCATTCATTAAAAAGACCTCATTCAACTTTACTAAAATCTCATTTTTTCTTTTCATTTTTTTTCAATTAAACTACTCTTTTTTTATATACGTTAAATATAACCTAAATAGATATTTTTAGTGCTAATTCTAACATACTTTTGTGATTTTCACTTCATCCTATCATTATTATTTTATACTATTGCCCTAAATTACAAACATAATTCATGTCTGAAAAACCCTTTGTTTTCAAACAATTTGAAGTAAATCAAGAACAATGTGCCATGAAAATTGGTACGGATGGCGTTTTACTCGGTGCCTGGGCTTCTATTAAAAAGCATCCGTTTTCAATATTAGATATTGGAGCTGGCACAGGTATTTTATCACTTATGTTAGCACAACGAAGTTATGCAGAAATTATTGATGCTATTGAAATTGATGATCTGGCTTATGAACAATGCGTTGATAATTTTGAAAGATCACCCTGGGGAGACCGATTATTTTGCTACCATGCTGCACTTGAAGAATTTGTCGATGAGATAGAAGACACATACGATCTCATTATTTCTAACCCGCCTTTTTACTCAGAAGATTTTAAAACAGAAAATATGCAACGAGATTTAGCAAGATTTACTGATGCACTGCCTTTCGAACATTTAATAGACAGTGTTTCAAAATTATTATCTGACCAGGGGACATTCTCGGTGATTATTCCTTTCAAAGAAGAATCACATTTTATGGATTTAGCATCAAAAGTAAATCTATATCCAAATAGTATATTACGAGTTAAAGGCAATCCTAAATCTGAAATAAAACGAAGTTTATTAGAATTCTCTTTTCAAAAAACCAATACGGGAACAAGCGAATTAATTATTGAAACGGTACGCCATCAATACACTCAGGAATACATCCATCTTACTAAAGATTTTTACTTAAAAATGTAGAATTACAACCTAAAACCGGTCTGTTTTATTCAGGTTTTGTTCCCCAGTAATAATAGTTACTTGAGGTAAAGAGTCTTTAATTTTTAGCATACTTTCTTCTGAAATATTTGTTTTCCAAAGGTATAGTTTCTTTAATTTTGTTAGCTTTTGAAAGCTTTCAACACTAGCATTGCTAATTGGATTACCGTAAACATTTAAATATTCCAAATGCTTTAACTGAGTTAAATACTTTATAGCTTCATTTGTAAGTTTGGAATTATTAACTCTAAGCTCAGTAAGATTTTCTAATTGGCCTATCTTAGAAATCAGATTCTCCTGTATGGGTATTCCGGAAAAATTCAACCAAGTAATATTTTCTTTTGCTCTTAACAAAACATCCAGTTTACCCTCATTTAAAGGCTCTTTATTATAAATAGGATAATTAACTTCTAACAAGGTACTTCTATTTGTTACTGTTTTAATTTTAAAGCCTTCTGCTCTAATAGAATCTAAAATTTTATTATCAACTTCAGATAAATTCAAGCTTTCTATAAATGATTTTTTCAATCCTATGCCTACATCTTGTAAATAGTCCTTAATTCTGTCAGTAAGATTAAGTTCTACAACCTTTTTATCAAAAGACACGCCTTCATCAATCCACCATTTAATCAATAGTGTTTCCTCATTTGTAAGCGGTGTTCTACCTTCGGTAGGCATAAACTCTTTGTGATGCGGATCTAAAGTAATACGCCTATATAGCTCACTTTTAGATGCATCTCCAGCAATTACTACTTTGCCATTCTCTCCACCTTTTAGTATACTCTCTGAATCGACTAATAACAAATCTCCTTTGGCTTTGTCATTATTATGACACACATTACACTTTTTTTCAAAAATAACATGAATTACATCTTCATAAACTAAGGCTGAATCTAAATTTGTAACTCTTTCTCTAACGGGCTTAATCCCTGCTATTGCTCGAATTGAAGCTGGAGCATGTTCAAATAAATAGTTTGAACCATGTGTTAAATTACCTCCGTAATGACCAGCAACCGATAATAAAATCATAATTAAAGCTATTATTACTGGGTATATCTTTTTAACCCAAACCACAGTGTCTTTCTTTTTACTAAGAAAAAACAAAAGAAAGGCAACTATAGTTGTTGCTATTCCTGTCCATTTATGAAGGCTTAAAGTATCTATATTATAACCACCATCTGATGCTAACATAAGCCCTAAAACAACAGCTATTACACCAAATGATGCTCCTATTAAAAGGGCATATGATATTGCTAATTTTAAGTCTATCTTTTTTTTCCAAACAAGACATTCAAAAATTACAGCTAAGATTATAAACCCAATTGGCAAATGCACTATTAG from Flavivirga spongiicola encodes:
- a CDS encoding 30S ribosomal protein S16; the protein is MPVKIRLQRHGKKGKPYYWIVAADARSKRDGKYLEKLGAYNPNTNPATIELNIDGAVQWLQNGAQPTDTAKAILSHEGALLKNHLAGGVRKGALTEEQAEAKFTAWVEEKASKVGAKVDGLAKAEADAKAKAFEAEKAANEARIAAAAPVVEEEVAEEETPAAETEASNEEE
- the rimM gene encoding ribosome maturation factor RimM (Essential for efficient processing of 16S rRNA), translating into MRKEDCFYLGKIVKKYSFKGEILAKLDTDQPEIYENLDAIFLNLRNNLVPFFIERSQLHKSELLRIKFEDVDEEADADAIMKSDLYLPLDLLPKLAGNKFYFHEVIGFIVEDLNYGKVGVIKAINDSTAQSLFEIDRNGIEILIPMNDEFIVKVDRENKTILVETPEGLIDLYI
- a CDS encoding tRNA1(Val) (adenine(37)-N6)-methyltransferase, which produces MSEKPFVFKQFEVNQEQCAMKIGTDGVLLGAWASIKKHPFSILDIGAGTGILSLMLAQRSYAEIIDAIEIDDLAYEQCVDNFERSPWGDRLFCYHAALEEFVDEIEDTYDLIISNPPFYSEDFKTENMQRDLARFTDALPFEHLIDSVSKLLSDQGTFSVIIPFKEESHFMDLASKVNLYPNSILRVKGNPKSEIKRSLLEFSFQKTNTGTSELIIETVRHQYTQEYIHLTKDFYLKM
- a CDS encoding c-type cytochrome domain-containing protein, coding for MTFFLETNIYQFFGRFHALIVHLPIGFIILAVIFECLVWKKKIDLKLAISYALLIGASFGVIAVVLGLMLASDGGYNIDTLSLHKWTGIATTIVAFLLFFLSKKKDTVVWVKKIYPVIIALIMILLSVAGHYGGNLTHGSNYLFEHAPASIRAIAGIKPVRERVTNLDSALVYEDVIHVIFEKKCNVCHNNDKAKGDLLLVDSESILKGGENGKVVIAGDASKSELYRRITLDPHHKEFMPTEGRTPLTNEETLLIKWWIDEGVSFDKKVVELNLTDRIKDYLQDVGIGLKKSFIESLNLSEVDNKILDSIRAEGFKIKTVTNRSTLLEVNYPIYNKEPLNEGKLDVLLRAKENITWLNFSGIPIQENLISKIGQLENLTELRVNNSKLTNEAIKYLTQLKHLEYLNVYGNPISNASVESFQKLTKLKKLYLWKTNISEESMLKIKDSLPQVTIITGEQNLNKTDRF